In the Longimicrobiales bacterium genome, one interval contains:
- the feoB gene encoding ferrous iron transport protein B, with translation MKGFSADPCGSCAEHREQSLVRLGLSPEKWDYLIALAGNPNVGKSTVFNQLTGLRQHTGNWPGKTVVRAEGVFAHESHRVKVVDLPGTYSLQAGSVDEEVARDFVLFGRPDVTLIVVDATRLERNLNLVLQILEITDKVVVYLNLIDEARRHGIAVDSKKLEKELGVPVVQGIAREGVGIDEVMEAAHEVASRSAGAGRRTVEAHAPEVEVAIGTLAPVVEEHFRNVPNARWVALRLLNADEAVEEAVRSGELGHLTGQEVAEIPIPEDAGRQAVLELATRLRWDLPPDFHDLVTQRSFEAAQEMAGRVQLGGLKKAGFVFDRKLDAWLTSRVFGFPLMLLILAAVFWLTIEGANVPSQMLATLLIDNGHTWLKGIAAALALPWWLDGFLLDGVYLATAWVISVMLPPMAIFFPLFTLLEDFGYLPRVAFNLDSMFRTAGAHGKQALTMCMGFGCNAAGVVATRVIDSPRERLIAIITNNFSLCNGRWPTQILIATIFIGALAPQLGGVVSAMAVVGIALFGIVMMFLSSWLLSRTVLRGEATSFSLELPPYRPPRIMQTLYTSMIDRTLIVLWRAVIFAIPAGAVIWLISNISVDGASLAQHSVEWLDPLGLLLGLNGVILVAYVVAIPANEIVIPTILMLTVLTGGIAGGEGAGVMFELDSVGATGELLRAGGWTLLTAVNVMLFSLLHNPCSTTIYTIYKETRSAKWTTVATLMPVAMGVTVCFLVTQVWRLLA, from the coding sequence ATGAAGGGCTTCTCGGCAGACCCCTGTGGGTCGTGTGCGGAACACCGTGAGCAGAGCCTCGTTCGGCTCGGGTTGAGTCCCGAGAAGTGGGACTATCTCATTGCGTTGGCGGGGAACCCCAACGTCGGCAAGAGCACGGTCTTCAATCAGCTGACGGGACTTCGGCAACACACCGGCAATTGGCCTGGGAAGACTGTCGTCCGGGCAGAAGGCGTATTTGCTCATGAGAGCCACCGTGTAAAAGTGGTCGACCTCCCGGGGACGTATTCACTCCAAGCCGGGAGTGTGGATGAAGAAGTCGCACGTGATTTCGTTCTCTTCGGCAGACCCGATGTCACGCTCATCGTCGTCGATGCGACGCGGCTCGAGCGAAACCTCAACCTCGTCCTACAAATTCTGGAGATCACCGACAAAGTCGTCGTTTATCTCAACTTGATCGACGAAGCTCGCCGCCATGGGATCGCGGTCGACTCCAAGAAATTGGAGAAAGAACTCGGCGTCCCGGTGGTCCAGGGGATCGCTCGGGAGGGCGTTGGGATCGACGAGGTGATGGAGGCGGCTCATGAGGTTGCGAGTCGGAGCGCGGGTGCTGGAAGGCGAACAGTCGAGGCACACGCCCCCGAAGTCGAGGTGGCGATCGGCACACTGGCACCCGTAGTTGAAGAGCACTTCCGCAACGTGCCGAACGCTCGATGGGTCGCACTTCGGCTTCTGAACGCGGACGAGGCGGTCGAAGAAGCCGTCCGTTCGGGAGAGCTGGGGCACCTCACAGGTCAAGAAGTCGCTGAGATACCGATTCCGGAAGACGCCGGCCGACAGGCGGTTCTTGAGTTAGCTACTCGGTTGCGCTGGGACCTTCCTCCGGACTTTCACGACCTCGTGACGCAGCGTTCGTTTGAGGCTGCTCAAGAAATGGCTGGACGAGTGCAGTTGGGAGGTCTCAAGAAGGCCGGTTTCGTTTTCGATCGGAAGCTCGACGCCTGGCTGACGAGCAGGGTCTTCGGATTCCCACTCATGCTCCTGATCTTAGCGGCCGTCTTCTGGCTGACGATCGAGGGAGCGAACGTCCCGTCTCAGATGCTCGCGACGCTGCTCATCGACAACGGACATACCTGGCTCAAGGGCATTGCAGCCGCTCTGGCTCTGCCTTGGTGGTTAGACGGGTTCCTGCTAGACGGCGTATATCTCGCGACCGCATGGGTAATTAGCGTGATGCTTCCGCCCATGGCGATCTTTTTTCCGCTGTTCACATTGCTCGAGGACTTCGGGTATCTCCCGCGCGTTGCGTTTAATCTCGATTCGATGTTTCGGACCGCTGGGGCGCACGGGAAGCAGGCCCTTACGATGTGTATGGGTTTCGGCTGCAACGCGGCAGGCGTGGTCGCCACCCGAGTTATCGATTCTCCACGCGAACGACTGATCGCGATCATCACGAATAACTTCAGTCTCTGTAACGGGCGGTGGCCGACTCAGATCCTGATCGCCACGATCTTCATTGGTGCTTTGGCGCCTCAACTCGGTGGCGTGGTCAGTGCCATGGCTGTGGTGGGCATAGCACTGTTCGGCATCGTCATGATGTTCTTGTCATCTTGGTTGCTATCGCGGACAGTGCTGAGGGGCGAGGCGACCAGCTTCAGCCTCGAGCTTCCTCCGTATCGTCCGCCCCGGATCATGCAAACCCTCTACACGTCGATGATCGACCGCACGCTGATCGTTCTGTGGCGGGCCGTGATCTTCGCGATCCCCGCCGGAGCGGTGATCTGGCTGATCTCGAACATCAGTGTCGATGGCGCGAGCCTGGCTCAACATTCTGTGGAGTGGCTCGATCCTCTCGGACTTCTCCTCGGATTGAATGGCGTGATCTTGGTCGCCTATGTGGTTGCGATCCCGGCCAACGAGATCGTGATCCCGACGATCCTGATGCTCACCGTGCTCACGGGAGGCATCGCCGGTGGGGAGGGTGCAGGAGTCATGTTCGAATTGGACAGCGTCGGCGCGACGGGCGAATTATTGAGGGCCGGTGGGTGGACTTTGCTGACGGCTGTGAACGTCATGCTGTTCAGTCTGCTCCATAACCCATGCTCCACCACGATCTACACGATCTACAAAGAGACCCGGAGCGCGAAGTGGACCACGGTGGCCACACTCATGCCGGTCGCGATGGGTGTCACGGTGTGTTTCCTGGTAACCCAGGTGTGGCGGCTCCTGGCCTAA